One candidate division KSB1 bacterium DNA segment encodes these proteins:
- a CDS encoding DinB family protein: protein MNTIEKNLDQLNVNFRGDAWHGPSLMRLLADVTAEQAAARPIQNAHSIWELVLHIKVWKDTPRRRLAGEAFEPTPEEDWPEVTDTSEAAWENILKELEASHEKLAEAVSKLDDSGLDKPAAGENYSNYFMIHGVIQHDLYHAGQIALLKKF from the coding sequence ATGAATACTATTGAAAAAAATTTAGACCAACTCAACGTCAATTTCCGCGGCGATGCATGGCACGGGCCGTCTCTGATGCGGCTTTTGGCTGATGTGACTGCTGAACAAGCTGCGGCCAGGCCGATTCAAAATGCGCACAGTATCTGGGAGCTTGTGCTTCATATCAAAGTCTGGAAAGACACACCAAGGCGAAGACTCGCCGGTGAAGCGTTCGAACCGACTCCCGAAGAAGACTGGCCCGAAGTCACCGATACCAGCGAAGCGGCCTGGGAAAACATTTTAAAGGAACTCGAAGCTTCACATGAAAAACTTGCCGAAGCTGTTTCAAAACTTGACGATTCCGGCCTGGACAAGCCCGCAGCTGGAGAAAATTATTCAAATTATTTTATGATTCACGGAGTGATTCAGCACGACCTGTATCATGCCGGTCAGATTGCACTGTTGAAGAAATTTTAA
- a CDS encoding NAD(P)-binding domain-containing protein has protein sequence MVSLIEITKQSLGKLFDKKFDPAIVKLPQVNEKNESNIPGLYIIGEVSGIPLIKLGLNQGNNLTNRLFENKPSLNLPADVYDVLIVGAGTSGIGAANRAQELGLNYIVIEQGKPANLIRSFTKGKPLFMEPLDVPLESSMWCEESSKEEFLEIWEKQIRERGLKINSHESVSDIKKLTDLFVVTTSKGVYKAKYVFLAIGKAGNPRKAGVPGEKEYAEKIAHFLADPDEYDGKNILIYGGGDVAAEAAIALAPHNNVTMVTIDEDLIFPKKRNVDKLRELERQEKLTLHLDTHLKEIGKDSVKLEKDKQVTEIKNDQVFEMIGAELPIKFFNKVGIKLDGSWDIKRVLYLAAMFAVFYSVYAIKAPWWPFNQNLFTDPAGNPLNWKDYLTFNWNIFGFAKNISPGFWYAGLYTLFMTYFGFKAYVRWGINFKDSYQKKRYLTLIGTQWTLGFLVPEFIMWYIHHKSGPNLILGSPDYSWKAYGLEYIWPLQFHQFFYDISLFYIIWGLMTAFVIIPILSVKHGKRYCTWICGCGGLAETVGDRWRHKMPKGRRAKSWEWMNKAILIWAFVATILVCGNMLFGKIYHNDINHWFGFLSQAGEKSRYWYGYIADFWLVGVIPVTLYPFFGGKVWCRYWCPLAKWMEFWSKKFGSLRIDSNEKCIICGECSRYCEVGIDVMSFAKNQENFSNKNTSCIQCGICITVCPMDVLSFQNGGVRVNGDVVDKEYIKVAA, from the coding sequence ATGGTTTCTCTCATCGAAATAACAAAGCAATCTTTAGGAAAACTATTTGATAAGAAGTTCGATCCTGCCATCGTTAAACTTCCGCAAGTAAATGAAAAAAATGAAAGCAACATTCCCGGCTTATACATTATCGGCGAAGTCAGCGGAATACCCCTGATCAAATTAGGCTTAAACCAGGGCAACAACTTGACCAACCGGCTTTTTGAGAACAAACCATCTTTGAATTTACCGGCTGATGTTTATGACGTTCTGATCGTTGGCGCAGGAACTTCCGGAATTGGGGCGGCCAACCGGGCACAGGAGCTGGGGCTTAATTACATTGTTATCGAGCAAGGCAAGCCAGCGAATTTAATCCGCTCATTTACCAAAGGCAAGCCGCTTTTTATGGAGCCGCTTGATGTTCCCCTTGAGTCGTCCATGTGGTGTGAAGAGTCCTCAAAGGAAGAATTCCTGGAAATTTGGGAAAAACAAATCAGGGAACGCGGGCTTAAAATAAACAGCCACGAGTCGGTTAGCGATATTAAAAAGCTCACGGATCTATTTGTGGTGACCACTTCCAAAGGAGTTTACAAAGCGAAATATGTTTTTCTCGCCATTGGCAAAGCGGGCAATCCCCGCAAAGCAGGCGTTCCCGGGGAAAAAGAGTATGCCGAAAAAATCGCTCACTTTTTAGCCGACCCGGACGAGTATGATGGAAAAAATATTCTGATTTACGGCGGCGGAGATGTGGCGGCGGAAGCAGCAATTGCCTTAGCTCCGCATAACAACGTCACCATGGTCACCATTGACGAAGACCTGATTTTTCCTAAAAAGCGCAACGTGGACAAACTTCGGGAATTGGAAAGACAGGAAAAGCTGACGCTGCATTTAGATACGCATTTAAAAGAAATCGGCAAAGATTCGGTCAAACTCGAAAAAGATAAACAAGTCACCGAAATCAAGAACGACCAGGTTTTTGAAATGATCGGCGCCGAGCTGCCGATTAAATTCTTCAACAAGGTCGGCATCAAATTAGACGGCAGCTGGGACATCAAACGGGTTTTGTACCTTGCCGCGATGTTTGCTGTCTTCTATTCGGTTTACGCAATCAAAGCGCCCTGGTGGCCGTTCAACCAAAATTTGTTTACCGATCCGGCTGGCAACCCGCTCAATTGGAAAGATTATCTGACTTTTAACTGGAATATTTTCGGATTTGCAAAAAACATCTCGCCCGGCTTCTGGTACGCCGGCCTTTACACTCTATTTATGACCTATTTCGGTTTTAAGGCATACGTTCGTTGGGGAATCAATTTCAAAGACAGCTACCAGAAGAAAAGATATCTCACCCTCATCGGCACCCAGTGGACCCTCGGTTTCCTGGTTCCGGAATTTATCATGTGGTATATTCATCACAAATCAGGTCCAAATTTAATTCTGGGTAGTCCGGACTATTCCTGGAAAGCTTATGGTCTCGAATACATTTGGCCGCTGCAATTCCACCAGTTTTTTTACGACATCAGTCTGTTTTACATCATTTGGGGACTGATGACCGCCTTTGTGATTATCCCAATTCTTTCCGTTAAGCACGGCAAACGCTATTGCACCTGGATTTGCGGCTGCGGCGGTCTGGCGGAAACCGTGGGCGATCGCTGGCGGCACAAAATGCCCAAAGGGCGGCGCGCCAAATCCTGGGAATGGATGAATAAAGCGATTTTGATCTGGGCGTTTGTGGCCACGATTTTAGTTTGCGGCAACATGCTGTTCGGCAAAATCTATCATAACGACATCAATCACTGGTTTGGATTTCTGTCACAAGCTGGTGAAAAGTCGCGCTACTGGTACGGCTACATCGCAGACTTCTGGCTGGTCGGCGTGATTCCCGTCACCCTTTACCCGTTTTTCGGCGGCAAAGTCTGGTGCCGTTACTGGTGCCCCCTGGCAAAGTGGATGGAATTCTGGAGCAAGAAATTCGGCAGTTTAAGGATTGACAGCAACGAAAAGTGCATCATTTGCGGCGAGTGCTCGCGCTACTGTGAAGTCGGCATCGACGTCATGAGCTTTGCCAAAAACCAGGAGAATTTTTCAAACAAAAATACTTCTTGCATTCAGTGTGGTATCTGCATCACGGTCTGCCCGATGGATGTGCTCTCTTTTCAGAACGGTGGGGTTAGGGTGAATGGGGATGTGGTTGATAAGGAGTATATAAAAGTCGCTGCTTAG
- a CDS encoding YceI family protein — protein sequence MRGITKKVALKLHENSGVLEDTRGDSQVVLTGTTKVNRQDFGIKGERWGSAVADEIEIELTFLGKRINEGNFRNWVRNEERPQGKIYKTISESGVAAGLAEFDKMKSSTETEINANALNTAGYMLLKEGRVKDAIAVFEHNLSNFSENANIYDSLGEAYAEANELKKAAEIFRMAIEKNPQNANAIEILRHLPSQ from the coding sequence ATGCGTGGCATCACGAAAAAAGTGGCTCTCAAACTTCATGAAAACTCGGGTGTATTAGAAGATACCCGCGGCGACAGTCAAGTTGTTTTGACCGGCACGACTAAGGTTAATCGCCAGGATTTTGGAATTAAAGGCGAAAGATGGGGCAGCGCTGTAGCAGATGAAATTGAAATCGAGTTAACCTTCCTGGGCAAACGCATTAATGAAGGCAACTTCCGTAATTGGGTCCGCAATGAAGAACGTCCTCAAGGGAAAATTTACAAAACGATCTCTGAATCGGGTGTTGCAGCGGGACTGGCGGAATTTGACAAAATGAAATCGTCTACTGAAACAGAAATAAACGCCAACGCCCTTAACACCGCTGGTTATATGCTACTAAAAGAGGGCAGGGTGAAAGATGCAATCGCTGTATTTGAACACAACCTGTCTAACTTTTCCGAAAATGCCAATATTTATGACTCACTCGGTGAGGCTTACGCTGAAGCGAATGAACTCAAGAAAGCTGCAGAAATTTTCCGCATGGCAATTGAGAAAAATCCGCAAAATGCAAACGCCATTGAAATCCTCCGTCATTTACCGAGTCAGTAG